One Belonocnema kinseyi isolate 2016_QV_RU_SX_M_011 chromosome 6, B_treatae_v1, whole genome shotgun sequence genomic region harbors:
- the LOC117175644 gene encoding uncharacterized protein F54H12.2-like, whose product MSFLHSHSCECLKSELHLFSIPPTQTSIESSQWVHYKPVSSLTDDSPIEFVVLGHGDEYIDLAHTMLNLRVKLIKPPRVAANAEQLDRIGPVNNLLHSLFNQVDVYFNQKVVSPPSNSYAYRAYIETLLNYGPAAKNSHLTTYLWYNDTPRKMDDFDENVGLKACQKYLSAGKFIDLIGHLHCDVFNQNKFLIDGVELRLRLVRSKDLFCLMDGTNGCSINIEEASLVVHRAKISPGILLAHAKALSHGTAKYPITRVEVKALSLHSGVHSETLDNVILGQMPKRIIIWVCAQYCIQRKRKQKSF is encoded by the coding sequence ATGTCGTTTCTACATTCTCATTCTTGTGAGTGCTTAAAGTCTGAGTTACATCTATTCTCGATACCTCCTACACAAACCTCGATAGAAAGCTCTCAATGGGTACACTATAAACCGGTATCATCCCTTACCGATGACTCGCCTATAGAATTTGTCGTCCTTGGTCATGGTGATGAATACATTGATTTGGCTCACACAATGCTAAATCTTAGGGTGAAATTAATAAAACCACCTAGGGTTGCTGCAAATGCCGAACAATTGGATAGAATTGGTCCTGTAAACAATCTATTACATTCTTTATTCAATCAAGTGGAtgtctattttaatcaaaaagttgtatctccaCCCAGTAATTCTTATGCTTATCGGGCATACATTGAAACTCTTCTTAACTATGGTCCTGCTGCTAAAAATAGTCATCTGACTACCTATCTTTGGTATAATGACACACCTAGAAAAATGGATGATTTCGATGAAAATGTGGGATTAAAAGCTTGCCAAAAATATTTAAGTGCTGGTAAATTTATTGATCTTATTGGACACCTGCACTGTGATGTTTTTAACCAGAACAAATTTCTTATCGATGGTGTGGAATTGAGGCTACGACTAGTACGCTCAAAAGATTTATTCTGTCTTATGGATGGCACAAATGGCTGTAGTATAAATATTGAGGAAGCCTCACTAGTTGTGCATCGAGCAAAAATTAGTCCCGGTATTCTATTAGCTCATGCAAAAGCTCTATCTCATGGTACTGCAAAATATCCTATTACACGTGTCGAGGTAAAAGCTTTGTCTCTACACTCAGGCGTTCACTCTGAAACGCTTGATAATGTTATTCTCGGCCAAAtgccaaaaagaataataatttgggTTTGTGCACAATATTGCATTCAACGGAAACGGAagcaaaaatccttttaa